The following are from one region of the Gadus chalcogrammus isolate NIFS_2021 chromosome 19, NIFS_Gcha_1.0, whole genome shotgun sequence genome:
- the LOC130372187 gene encoding uncharacterized protein LOC130372187 isoform X2 has translation MEGEGALEALGEQLYSLIYLKHAEIAGKLTGMLLELPGPALSQMLEDEALLAGALEKALSALDKQLVPSNYNDEENVSGSSDSLGDQLFELVDTYNTGHSHKITGMLLEQHKETVLKLFSEPTLLQEQVNLSLKTLNEQELETCMSDPSLMEDMDRLGENLFLLVERLDSVHATDITGMLLEMDPSTLPQLLRDNKALEGAVRKAQAALENFKSSV, from the exons ATGGAAGGTGAGGGAGCCCTGGAGGCACTTGGTGAACAGTTGTATAGTTTGATCTATCTCAAACATGCAGAAATCGCTGGGAAACTCACag GCATGTTGTTGGAGCTTCCCGGGCCGGCTCTGAGCCAGATGTTGGAGGACGAGGCCCTCCTGGCGGGAGCCTTAGAGAAAGCCCTCAGCGCCTTGGACAAACAGCTGGTGCCGAG TAATTACAATGATGAAGAGAATGTTTCTGGGTCTTCAGACTCCCTTGGAGATCAACTGTTTGAGCTTGTGGACACCTACAACACTGGGCACTCCCATAAAATAACCG GTATGCTTCTCGAGCAGCACAAAGAAACCGTTTTAAAACTGTTCTCAGAACCTACACTGTTACAAGAGCAGGTGAACCTCTCCCTGAAGACACTTAACGA gcaagAGTTGGAGACCTGTATGAGTGACCCATCGCTCATGGAAGACATGGATAGACTAGGAGAGAATCTGTTCTTGCTGGTGGAGAGGCTGGATTCAGTCCACGCTACTGACATCACAG GTATGCTGCTGGAGAtggacccctccaccctcccacagcTACTGAGAGATAACAAAGCGCTGGAAGGGGCGGTTCGGAAAGCACAGGCAGCACTGGAGAATTTCAAGTCCTCTGTTTAA
- the LOC130372187 gene encoding uncharacterized protein LOC130372187 isoform X3 → MYVVTSHRKARLHVGNHVGSTGADGMLLELPGPALSQMLEDEALLAGALEKALSALDKQLVPSNYNDEENVSGSSDSLGDQLFELVDTYNTGHSHKITGMLLEQHKETVLKLFSEPTLLQEQVNLSLKTLNEQELETCMSDPSLMEDMDRLGENLFLLVERLDSVHATDITGMLLEMDPSTLPQLLRDNKALEGAVRKAQAALENFKSSV, encoded by the exons ATG TacgtcgtgacgtcacatcgCAAGGCCCGCCTCCATGTCGGAAACCACGTCGGAAGCACCGGAGCGGATG GCATGTTGTTGGAGCTTCCCGGGCCGGCTCTGAGCCAGATGTTGGAGGACGAGGCCCTCCTGGCGGGAGCCTTAGAGAAAGCCCTCAGCGCCTTGGACAAACAGCTGGTGCCGAG TAATTACAATGATGAAGAGAATGTTTCTGGGTCTTCAGACTCCCTTGGAGATCAACTGTTTGAGCTTGTGGACACCTACAACACTGGGCACTCCCATAAAATAACCG GTATGCTTCTCGAGCAGCACAAAGAAACCGTTTTAAAACTGTTCTCAGAACCTACACTGTTACAAGAGCAGGTGAACCTCTCCCTGAAGACACTTAACGA gcaagAGTTGGAGACCTGTATGAGTGACCCATCGCTCATGGAAGACATGGATAGACTAGGAGAGAATCTGTTCTTGCTGGTGGAGAGGCTGGATTCAGTCCACGCTACTGACATCACAG GTATGCTGCTGGAGAtggacccctccaccctcccacagcTACTGAGAGATAACAAAGCGCTGGAAGGGGCGGTTCGGAAAGCACAGGCAGCACTGGAGAATTTCAAGTCCTCTGTTTAA
- the LOC130372187 gene encoding uncharacterized protein LOC130372187 isoform X4 — translation MLLELPGPALSQMLEDEALLAGALEKALSALDKQLVPSNYNDEENVSGSSDSLGDQLFELVDTYNTGHSHKITGMLLEQHKETVLKLFSEPTLLQEQVNLSLKTLNEQELETCMSDPSLMEDMDRLGENLFLLVERLDSVHATDITGMLLEMDPSTLPQLLRDNKALEGAVRKAQAALENFKSSV, via the exons ATGTTGTTGGAGCTTCCCGGGCCGGCTCTGAGCCAGATGTTGGAGGACGAGGCCCTCCTGGCGGGAGCCTTAGAGAAAGCCCTCAGCGCCTTGGACAAACAGCTGGTGCCGAG TAATTACAATGATGAAGAGAATGTTTCTGGGTCTTCAGACTCCCTTGGAGATCAACTGTTTGAGCTTGTGGACACCTACAACACTGGGCACTCCCATAAAATAACCG GTATGCTTCTCGAGCAGCACAAAGAAACCGTTTTAAAACTGTTCTCAGAACCTACACTGTTACAAGAGCAGGTGAACCTCTCCCTGAAGACACTTAACGA gcaagAGTTGGAGACCTGTATGAGTGACCCATCGCTCATGGAAGACATGGATAGACTAGGAGAGAATCTGTTCTTGCTGGTGGAGAGGCTGGATTCAGTCCACGCTACTGACATCACAG GTATGCTGCTGGAGAtggacccctccaccctcccacagcTACTGAGAGATAACAAAGCGCTGGAAGGGGCGGTTCGGAAAGCACAGGCAGCACTGGAGAATTTCAAGTCCTCTGTTTAA
- the LOC130372192 gene encoding 60S ribosomal protein L28-like: MSSHLQWMVIRNCSSFLIKRNGQTYSTEPNNLKSKNSFRFNGLVHRKTVGVQPAADGKGIMVVLKKRAGQRKPVSTYEKITINKNSRATLSSVRHIIGKNNYRRDLRMVSDSTLGQY; this comes from the exons ATGTCTTCTCACCTGCAGTGGATGGTTATTCGTAACTGCTCCAGCTTCCtcatcaagaggaacggacagACCTACAGCACC GAGCCAAACAACCTGAAGTCCAAGAACTCGTTCCGCTTCAATGGCCTGGTGCACAGGAAGACTGTGGGTGTGCAGCCGGCTGCTGACGGCAAAGGAATCATGGTTGTCCTGAAGAAGCGTGCAG GTCAACGCAAGCCTGTCAGCACATACGAGAAGATCACCATTAACAAGAACTCCCGTGCCACCCTGAGCAGTGTCAGGCACATCATCGGCAAGAACAACTACAGGAGAGACCTTCGCATGGTGAGCGACTCCACACTTGGCCAATATTAG
- the LOC130372187 gene encoding uncharacterized protein LOC130372187 isoform X1 produces the protein MMVEVGPDNSHVRRDVTSQGPPPCRKPRRKHRSGWCVDGMLLELPGPALSQMLEDEALLAGALEKALSALDKQLVPSNYNDEENVSGSSDSLGDQLFELVDTYNTGHSHKITGMLLEQHKETVLKLFSEPTLLQEQVNLSLKTLNEQELETCMSDPSLMEDMDRLGENLFLLVERLDSVHATDITGMLLEMDPSTLPQLLRDNKALEGAVRKAQAALENFKSSV, from the exons ATGATGGTTGAAGTGGGACCAGACAACTCGCATG TacgtcgtgacgtcacatcgCAAGGCCCGCCTCCATGTCGGAAACCACGTCGGAAGCACCGGAGCGGATGGTGTGTTGACG GCATGTTGTTGGAGCTTCCCGGGCCGGCTCTGAGCCAGATGTTGGAGGACGAGGCCCTCCTGGCGGGAGCCTTAGAGAAAGCCCTCAGCGCCTTGGACAAACAGCTGGTGCCGAG TAATTACAATGATGAAGAGAATGTTTCTGGGTCTTCAGACTCCCTTGGAGATCAACTGTTTGAGCTTGTGGACACCTACAACACTGGGCACTCCCATAAAATAACCG GTATGCTTCTCGAGCAGCACAAAGAAACCGTTTTAAAACTGTTCTCAGAACCTACACTGTTACAAGAGCAGGTGAACCTCTCCCTGAAGACACTTAACGA gcaagAGTTGGAGACCTGTATGAGTGACCCATCGCTCATGGAAGACATGGATAGACTAGGAGAGAATCTGTTCTTGCTGGTGGAGAGGCTGGATTCAGTCCACGCTACTGACATCACAG GTATGCTGCTGGAGAtggacccctccaccctcccacagcTACTGAGAGATAACAAAGCGCTGGAAGGGGCGGTTCGGAAAGCACAGGCAGCACTGGAGAATTTCAAGTCCTCTGTTTAA
- the LOC130372186 gene encoding phosducin-like protein gives MTTLDDKLLGEKLQYYYSSSEGEGSDDEEEEDEAKTIRNPDVLEPEIEYSADGSAVNTGPKGVINDWRKYKQLEVEQRQEQKKEMERLIKKLSMTCRSDLDLENDKEKQKALEEKIAGKMTLQEYNMLQEQEDDEDFLQHYRTQRIEQMRRQLGRGKRFAQVLDLESGEEFLEALDNEDKSTLVMIHIYEHEVPGCEAMRGSLLCLAQEYPLVKFCCVRSGAISTSALFRGSALPALLVYKAGDLIGNFVRVTDQLGEDFFAVDVEALLQEYGLLPDKPATVMPKTIRNGAIVQHLHEDDDSDLEID, from the exons ATGACGACACTGGACGATAAACTTCTTGGGGAAAAGCTCCAGTACTACTACAGCAGCAGCGAAGGCGAGGGCAgcgacgatgaggaggaggaggatgaagccAAGACCATCCGTAACCCTGATGTGCTGGAGCCGGAGATAGAGTACAGCGCTGATGGCAGTGCCGTCAACACAG GCCCGAAGGGGGTGATCAACGACTGGAGGAAATACAAGCagttggaggtggagcagaggcaggagcagaagaaggagatggagaggctgATCAAGAAGCTGTCCATGACCTGCCGCTCAGACCTCGACCTGGAGAACGACAAGGAGAAGCAGAAGGCGCTTGAAGAAAAGATTGCTGGGAAA ATGACCCTGCAGGAGTACAACATgctgcaggagcaggaggacgacgaggactTCCTGCAGCACTATCGCACGCAGCGCATCGAGCAGATGCGCCGGCAGCTGGGCCGCGGGAAGCGCTTTGCGCAGGTCCTGGACCTGGAGAGTGGGGAGGAGTTCCTGGAAGCCCTGGACAACGAGGACAAGAGCACGCTGGTGATGATCCACATCTACGAGCACGAGGTGCCGGGTTGCGAGGCCATGCGCGGCAGCCTGCTATGCCTGGCGCAGGAGTACCCGCTGGTCAAGTTCTGCTGCGTGCGCAGCGGGGCCATCAGCACCAGCGCCCTGTTCCGGGGCAGCGCCCTGCCCGCGCTGCTGGTGTACAAGGCCGGAGACCTGATCGGGAACTTCGTGCGGGTCACTGACCAGCTGGGGGAGGACTTCTTTGCCGTGGACGTGGAGGCCCTGCTGCAGGAGTACGGCCTTCTGCCCGACAAACCGGCCACCGTCATGCCCAAGACCATCCGCAACGGGGCCATCGTGCAGCACCTCCATGAGGACGACGACTCCGATCTGGAGATAGACTAG
- the LOC130372193 gene encoding histidine-rich glycoprotein-like, protein MLWHHSNDENHHNDHHSDHHSDHHSDPHSDNHNEDARSMWNEWSAHGISEETHLLLEHALCGHDPHNSGSFHVPTPSLLLLALLNITLLMSGSI, encoded by the exons ATGCTGTGGCACCACTCGAATG ATGAGAATCACCATAACGACCACCATAGCGACCACCATAGCGACCACCACAGCGACCCCCATAGCGACAACCATAATGAGGATGCTCGAAGTATGTGGAATGAATGGTCAGCACATG GCATCAGTGAAGAAACCCATCTTCTGTTGGAGCACGCTCTGTGTGGACATGACCCCCACAACTCTGGAAGCTTCCATGTCCCtaccccctccctgctcctcctggcccTACTGAACATTACCCTGCTGATGTCTGGCTCTATTTAG